The nucleotide sequence CAAAGACAATATGCTTTACAAATTTGAATATGATTTTGGCGATCCCGGTGATCCGGCCTTCAAGGACGTCTATATCGGCTGGAAAGATCTGCCGGTATTCCAAACTCTGTTGATTGGTAATCAGAAGCGTCCGCTGGGGATGGACCACCTCAACAGTAGTCGATACAACTGGTTCATGGAACGTCCTCTGGTGATTGAGGCCTTTAACGAGGACGCCCGTCGTCTGGGGATTTGTGCCTATGGTGTTTCAGAAGAAGAAACATGGAACTGGCGATATGGTATCTTCAACCTGGAAAATATTGCCGGCGATGGTAAGTACGTAGGTGATGCCGGGCAGATGAGTGTGAACGGTCGTTTTGCCGGTACTCCCTGGTATGATGAAACATCAGGTGGACGTGGTTACCTGCACCTGGCGATAGCCGACATGTGGGCGAACCCGGATGGTGATACAACTGGTTCCGGATCGAACAATAATGAAGGCCGCTTCCGAACTCGCCCGGAAGCACGTACCGGGAGTACCCGCTGGCTCGACACGGGGCGTATTGCCGGAGCCGACTGGTTTAATACCCTGGGCTTCGAAGCGATGCTGACAGTCGGATCGTTTTCCGTGGTCAGTGAATACCAGGTAACCTATCTGGGACGCGGTGCCGAGGGACCGGACTTGACCTTTGAAGGTGCTTATGTCGAAGCCGGTTACTTCCTGACGGGTGAATATCAGCCCATCGATCGAAAATCGGGAACCATTGGCCGTATCAAGCCGCTGGAAAACTTCTTCATGGTCAATACCTGTGATGGAGAAACCGGTGGTGGCTGGGGTGCCTGGCAGGTTGTCGCCCGCTATTCCTATCTGGATCTTTCGGAAGGAAATATCACCGGTGGTGATGAGAGAAACTTCACGTTCGGTATGAACTGGTGGTGGAATTCGCATTCCCGCGTGCAGTTCAACTACGTCCATGCCCAGATCGATGATCGTGGTCCGGTAGATGGTTATACCGGCGGTCGGTCGGATATCTTCGGTGCCCGATTCATGGTCGATTTCTAATCCCGGCCCGACGAATTCGTGTATGATCCCGTTCAATATCAAAATATCACAGGAATTGAGTTTTATGAAATATACAGGAATGATTTTACTGGCAATCACTGCGATGGTGATGGGAGGGAATCAGAGAATTGCTGAATCTGGTACTCCCAGCTGTGACCAGGCGCAGGGGACCTGTAACAGTAACTGCTGTTCACACGGGTGTAAGACCTGTCGGCTGCATGTGGAGACACTGAAGGTCAAAAAGCACTGTTATAATATCGAGTGCAAAGATATCTGTATCCCACCGGTCCGTTTTCCCTGGCAGAAATGCTGCGAACTGAAGTGTGGAAAAATCAAGACCGTACGCGTATTGAAGAAGCACGAATACACGTGTGAAAAATGTGGATATAAATGGGATGTCGAAAATCTGTGTGGTGCCTGTTCGACGGGAAACTGTGAAACAGTAGTTCCTCCCGCGGTCAAGTCGGCTGCACAGCCGCCATTGGCACCTGCGACTTCCGTCAGAAAAAGGTAAACCCGAAGCTGTCTGGTAATGGAACGCCTGATCGTGGTCTGATTTCTGATTTCTATTATGGAACACCCCTCTGCTTTGTCAGAAGGGGTGTTTTTTTATGGGGAGTGGTACAGAAAAGAATCAAACACAGGGTTTCACACTTTCAATGCAGTCAGGATCTGGCATAATTAATGGACTCTGCAGTACGACACGTGGATCTGGTTATACCGCTTGGACCGTAATCGCTCAGCTCAGTTCTCTTTGATTGTGTGACATCATGATTTGTATTTCTGTGACGCCTGAATCCCGTAACTTTGCCAAGGTGGATATTCTGAATGCCGCCGCCCAGTCTGATCTGGTAGAACTCTGCCTGGATCGATTGATCAAAACTCCCGATATCGGAGATCTGATATCAGGCTTTGATACGCCGATATTAGTTTCCTGCCGTCGTCCGGAAGACGGGGGACAGTTCAAAGGGACGGAAGCGGAGCGGATCCAGTTGCTGAAGCAGGCGATTATTGCGGAGCCGGCATACATCGAACTGGACCTGGAAACCGCAAAGCAGATTCCCCGCTTCGGGAAAACCAAACGGGTCATCAGTTATACCAGCCTGAAAAAACCACTGTCGCAGGTGGATGATATTTTTGACGAAATGGCGGAAGCGAAAGCCGACGTGATTAAATTCACCTGGCCGACACCAACTCTGCAGACCGCGTGGCCTCTGCTGGCGGCGATTAGTCAGAAGCGGGACATCCCGGTTGTCGGTCTGGGTCTGGGAGCGGCCGGCATTACGTTTTCACTGCTGGGTGTGAAGTATGGCAGCCCCTGGATTTATGCATCGCTGGAGAAGGGGATGGAAGCGTTTGAAGGCCAGCCGACGGTAGCGGAGCTGAACGAAGTCTTTCACTATCCGAAGATTTCGGCGAAAACCCGTTTTATCGGCGTCGCCGGGCTGGGAGTCGCAGAGCGACGGACAATCGAAGTCTTCAATAAAGCTTCTGAACAACTGGGCCTGGATTACGTCTGCCTGCCTCTGGTGATCAATGATTTCAAACAGGTGCACAAGATGCTGGGGATTCTGAAAATCCGTTCGCTGGTGGTGAGCCCGCGGATGGGCGAGTTCATCCTGCCCCTGGCGGAGCATCTGGAAGAGTCTTCTGAAAAGACCGGCTATGGTGATCTGCAATTAAATCAACCCGATGGCTGGCACGCCTACGATACCGTCAGGCGAAGTGCCATCAAGAGTCTGGAAGCGACGCTGGAAAAGAAATCGCCGGGATCAAATTCGGCATTCCAGCGGAAAAATATTCTGGTTCTGGGGCAGAGCGGTCTGACAAAAGCGGTGGTTCACAGCCTGACTCAGCAGGGGGCCGTCGTGAGTGTCACTTCCCAGAATGACAAAGCCGCCCAGGGAATTGCCCGCGCCTTTGATGTGCGCTACGTACCTTTCGCCAACCTGTATGACACGCTGGCTGATGTGGTAGTGCAGACCGACCCTGAATTGAAACTGGGCCACAGTAAAGAAGAACTGAATCCATCGTACTTACGGGAGACCATGACGGTCATGGATATCAGCCAGTTACCCGAATCCACCGAGCTGATGCGGGAAGCAGACAACAGAGGTTGTGAAAGCGTGTGTGTGGATGACGTCTACCGCAGACAGCTCAGTCAGATTTTCAAAGCGATCACCTCTGCAGAGATACCCGACGAAGTATTTGAAACCCGCAGCGAGTATACGCGTTAATTCTCAGTTTTTCTCGGGCACGCTGATCGCGGGGGACTGCAGCAGACGCAGACCGTTAAAAATTACGAGCAGTGAGGCACCCATGTCGGCGGCGATTGCTGCCCAGAGTGAGGCGTGGT is from Gimesia maris and encodes:
- a CDS encoding OprO/OprP family phosphate-selective porin, with translation MRTFIKTAGILLLLGTMFRPPIVLAEDTKINSEQLERLLNRLEQAEKRIQELEETKPVTPPATPQPVPSLPPKLERAAGGLDDSDEMLINNYTDDSGSPAFETRLSTLEEDWKKFSESEQEKKAKDASKATTLKVFGRIHLDAWNFSDSTPGIAAFNNPGDPMDPENRFEFRRLRIGVGGDIKDNMLYKFEYDFGDPGDPAFKDVYIGWKDLPVFQTLLIGNQKRPLGMDHLNSSRYNWFMERPLVIEAFNEDARRLGICAYGVSEEETWNWRYGIFNLENIAGDGKYVGDAGQMSVNGRFAGTPWYDETSGGRGYLHLAIADMWANPDGDTTGSGSNNNEGRFRTRPEARTGSTRWLDTGRIAGADWFNTLGFEAMLTVGSFSVVSEYQVTYLGRGAEGPDLTFEGAYVEAGYFLTGEYQPIDRKSGTIGRIKPLENFFMVNTCDGETGGGWGAWQVVARYSYLDLSEGNITGGDERNFTFGMNWWWNSHSRVQFNYVHAQIDDRGPVDGYTGGRSDIFGARFMVDF
- a CDS encoding type I 3-dehydroquinate dehydratase; this translates as MICISVTPESRNFAKVDILNAAAQSDLVELCLDRLIKTPDIGDLISGFDTPILVSCRRPEDGGQFKGTEAERIQLLKQAIIAEPAYIELDLETAKQIPRFGKTKRVISYTSLKKPLSQVDDIFDEMAEAKADVIKFTWPTPTLQTAWPLLAAISQKRDIPVVGLGLGAAGITFSLLGVKYGSPWIYASLEKGMEAFEGQPTVAELNEVFHYPKISAKTRFIGVAGLGVAERRTIEVFNKASEQLGLDYVCLPLVINDFKQVHKMLGILKIRSLVVSPRMGEFILPLAEHLEESSEKTGYGDLQLNQPDGWHAYDTVRRSAIKSLEATLEKKSPGSNSAFQRKNILVLGQSGLTKAVVHSLTQQGAVVSVTSQNDKAAQGIARAFDVRYVPFANLYDTLADVVVQTDPELKLGHSKEELNPSYLRETMTVMDISQLPESTELMREADNRGCESVCVDDVYRRQLSQIFKAITSAEIPDEVFETRSEYTR